In Castanea sativa cultivar Marrone di Chiusa Pesio chromosome 6, ASM4071231v1, a single window of DNA contains:
- the LOC142639784 gene encoding uncharacterized protein LOC142639784: MLIVENYGKETENAIVAGDRRRRKINVARPHFLDDHDLPDAPDTVLYGQPIAATPLAVHSQATVVLEEQVSSSHTLDEEIDQFQLEDTGRPQGTQFVVLSDEEEKATEASGIAGFIVARPEDGSEEDMDRMQDLLTKRGAKVAGKKTGASQVPPSLPPPPPPAEPKLPAEDPKKKRKGDIEGTISKDPKKPRQQPPPVQQQKLDKGKGRARSVESGEIRDEAEVRRAPVTWSPDLRLDGAPISCQSSIRAVQQGHAHHLAEVLERPLLLPKDMETLEKMSQPQLFLSLKRDLALAIQEVFVAEKFIEDTRKKARTELEIRMETEKSLGTALAENEKLVAEVADLKREKNGVESNLKTMKTQIEGQRKLLREKDDELSRAQRERSDLEKELALMKEEASSFQRSLQTAKQTSYEEGVATTEEQLTEAFAALFREYCQKIRINDQ, encoded by the exons ATGCTTATAGTTGAGAATTATGGAAAG gagacagaaaacgccatagtagccggtgaccgaaggcgaaggaagataaacgtagcccggccccactttttggacgaccacgatctccctgacgcccctgaCACCGTTTTATACGGACAGCCCATTGCGGCCACCCCCCTCGCTGTGCATTCTCAGGCGACTGTTGTTctagaagagcaggtgtcttcctcgcatacactagacgaagagatagatcaattccaacttgaagacaccggAAGACCTCAAGGGACtcagttcgtcgtactttctgacgaggaggaaaaagccaccgaggcctctggaattgcagggttcaTAGTTGCCCGACCAGAAGACGGATCCGAGGAAGATATGGATAGGATGCAGGATCTCCTAACCAAGAGAGGTGCAAAGGTCGCCGGGAAGAAGACGGGggcgtcccaagttcccccatctttgccacctccccctcctccagctgagccaaaacttccagccgaggatcccaagaagaagagaaagggggatattgaggggacgatcagcaaggaccccaaaaaaccacgacaacaacccccaccggttcagcagcagaagctggataaaggcaagggtagggcccgctctgttgaaagtggggagatcagggatgaggccgaagtgcgccgagcaccggtcacctggtcccctgacttaAGATTGGATGGTgctcccatctcctgccaatccagtataagggcggttcagcaaggccatgcccaccacttggccgaagtgttggagcgccctcttctgctgcccaaggatatggagaccttggaaaagatgagccagccacaactattcctttctttaaaaagggacctagcgctg gccattcaggaggtcttcgtagccgagaagttcatagaagacactcggaagaaggccagaactgagctgGAGAtcaggatggagactgagaagtccttgggcacagccctcgctgagaacgagaagcttgtcgcggaggtggctgatctgaagagagaaaagaatgggGTGGAGTCTaatctgaagaccatgaagacccagatagaagggcagcgcaaacttcttcgcgaaaaagatgatgagctctcccgagcccaaagggaacgctcggatttggaaaaggagcttgcgctaatgaaagaagaagccagctcattccaacgcTCTCTACAGACTGCCAAGCAGACGAgttacgaggaaggggtagcaaccaccgaggagcagctgacagaggccttcgcggctttgtTCCGGGAatactgtcagaaa ATCCGAATTAATGACCAGTAA